CAAGCTGGACGAGGCGCTGAGCGTTATCAACGAAGGGCTTAAACAAAACCCGGATTACAAAGATTTGAAGTTCAAAAAAGGCCAGATTCTTTACGTCAAGCAAGACTATGCGCAGGTTATTCCGCTGCTCGAGTCGATTGCGAACGACCCCGAATATGTTGAAGCCTACCGCTTTATGGGACTCGCTCAATTCAAGCAGAACCAGAAGGAAGCGGCGCAAGCAAGCTTGACGGCATATTTACAAAAAGCGCCGCAGTCGTCGCAAGGGGTTCCCGAAGCGCAGAAGGTGTTAAATCAAATCCAGGGCAAATAGGAATAGCGGCCCATCGCTACACGTTTCGAAAGCCGTTTACCTTTTGCGTCCGTCCAATACAAAAAAATGGACCGCCGGTTATTTTTGGCGGTCCGATTTTTTTTGCAGCATCCCGTACAAGCCTTGGTGCTTTTTACCTAAGCTTTTTAGAAGAATATACATATTCGACCGACATAAAACGTGATACAATCGACATAACTTGAAGTGTAAGCGTTTTATGAACAGCGAGAGGGGAACCCGCTATGTTGTTGTTAAGGCGGCTGGCCAAGGGTTGGTACATAGGGAGACGAAGCCGGTGGATGCGCTATATCGCGGCGATGACTACGGTAAGTTTGCTGTTTACGGCGGTTCATATTATTACGGTCGAAGGCGGCTCCAACATGCCGAAATTTGTCATTATGAGGCTGGAGGACATCGGTCCGGGCGGACAATACGGTTCGGTCGAGCAGCTCGGGAAGCTGAGGGCGGTGCTGGAGCTGCTGCAAAAAAACAACGCCGCTTACCATCTCGCCGTCATCCCGCGGTGGATCGATTACCCGGCGGACGGCAGCCGTTACGACGTATCGCTAGACCAGACGAATAACCCGTACGTGCAGGCGTTCGACCGGCTGCTGCAGCAGTCGGTGCAAAGCGGAGCCGTGCTCGGCATGCACGGGTACACGCACCAGGTGGGCAGCGTTCGGCGCGATGACGGGCATCACGAGAGCGGGATCGGCAACGAGTTTAACGAGAACAATATGGAAGAGACGACAACGGCGGCCTTTGCTTATCCGCGGCTTCAGGAGGGGCTTCGCATTCTGGAGGCGGCCGGCTTTCAGCCGACGTTTTGGGAAGCGCCGCATTACCGTTCGACGGCGGAGCAGGATGCGATGTTCCGCAACTATTTCGGGCTGAACTACCAGGCCGAGGTGCAGGCGCACCGCGGGGCGCCGGCGGCTTTTTACATGAACGAGCGCAACACCGGATACGGGGTATCGACGCTCGGGGCGGCATACGTGCCGACACCGTTCGACTATATCGCTTATAACAAAGACGAGAAGGTCATCCTCGATCGCCTCGGCAAATCGGATAACATCAACTCGTTCTTTTACCATCCGTTTCTCGAATTCAAGCATTTGATACCGGTCACCGACAGCGAAGGCAACCCGGTGATCCGCGACGGGCTTCCCGAATATGTTTATCCGGCTCAGGACAAAAGCAATTTGCAGAAGCTGCTGGCAGGTTTAAAGGCTAAAGGGTACCGTTTTTATTCGATTCATGATTATGTGCCTTTTACACCCGCTCACAGCGTGACGGTAGGCTCGGCCAAAGAGGCGAAGCTCGCGGTGGGCGATGTGACCGGGGACCGGCAGACGGACATTGTCAGGTGGGATACGGTGACGGGGGATGTGACGGTAACGGCATGCGACTTTAAAAAGCGGCGAAACGCCGAACAGACCGCCCCGCAGCGGTGGACGAACATCAAATACCAGAGCGGCGCGGCGATGGCTTTGAGCGATACGGTCACGCAAGGCTCGCGCGACTTGTACGTCGCTCAGCCGGACGGAAGGCTGCTAAGGTACGCAAGCGACGGCAGCGGGTTCGTATTTGCGCAAAGCTGGACGATTCCGCCTCTAAGCTGGGGGAAGCTGACGGTGCAGACGCAGCCGAACGGCGATGTTTTGCTGTTCGGTTTGTCGAAGGACAACATGCAGTTGAACGGGCTGCTCAGGTCGGGCAATAAGATCAAGCCGCTGAAGCCGTTCAAGTTCAAAACGGCGGCAAAAACCGAACCGCTCTCCCGCAGGATTGACGATCGGACCATGAGCGTGTTTGTGCCCCGGGAAGACGACGTAACCGGGCTGGAGCTGACGATCGATCAGGCTGCGATGCAGTGGACGGCGAGAAAGGCATTCCTGAGCATCCCGAACGAAGACGGTGACATTCGGTTCGGCGATTTTAACGGCGACGGCAGAGAGGACATTTTGCGCGCCGATATAACGGAGATGCGCTACACCGTATACCTTCAGGAGAAAAACGGCGAATACCGCATGCTTTCGACGTTCGGGCCTTGGGGCAAAGCGGGCGAACGGCTCATCGCGGCGGATTTCGACGGCAACGGCAAAACCGATCTGGCTGTCACCGGCAGCGGGGATCCTTATCTGGATATCGCTCTTTCCTTTGAATCGGGAAGTTGACAAGTTAAAGGCCTCCCGGCGTTCCGACTGTTCATTTTGAATGGCATTCGGCGCCCGGGAGTTTTTTCTTTGAGAGACGGAGAGCGGGTTTCCCGGGAAACCGGGGAATTGGTTTTAGGCGTATTTTACCTTGCCGGAATTTTCGAAAAGAGTCAAAATAGGGATATTATGGACTTTATCGGAGGAAACGCAGCATGTTTACGAATTGGAAGCTTATTCTCGGACTCGCGATTCCGTCGGTCGTCTCCTTTGCTTCGGCAACGGTGACGGGCACGATCAACCTGATCATGGTCGGGCATATGGGGGCGCTGGTTATCGCGATCGTCGGCGTTTCCAACATCATTTGCTATAACGCCTGGGCGCTGTGCTCGGGGATCGGCAACTCGATCAATTATTTGGTCGCGCAAAATTACGGGGCAGGGGATATGAAAAAAGGGATCCAGCGCACTTATATCGCACTTTATTTATGCCTTGCGGTCGTGCTGCTCATTTTGCTGGCCGGCTATGCCGCGCCCGGCGCGATATTGCGGCTGATGGGCGGCTCGGAGGAATTGGTCGCCGCAGGCACGGACTACTTGTGCCTGCGGCTGTATGCGGTTGCCGCGACGACCGCCGGCTTTGTGTTCCACGGCTTTTTTCGCGGCATCGGCGATACGCGCACGCCGATGGTGCTGTCGCTGGCGGGGAACGCGGCGATGATCGGGTTTACTTACGTGCTGACCTACGGTCGTTTCGGCTTTCCCGAACTGGGCCTGTGGGGTGCGGGGCTCGCCGTGCTGCTTGGAGAGCTGGTCAACGTAATCGGCTGCATGTATGTGTATTTCGTGCGGCTTCATCGGCGGTTCGGCACGAGGGCTCGCGTGGCTAGCGACCGGGCGGAAGCGAAACTGATTGCCGCGGAAAGCGGCAAGCTCGGCATGCAGGAAGTGGCGATGAGCCTTTCGATGTTTGTGTTTACGATGTTTGTCACCCGCTTAGGCACCCATGCGCTTGCGGCCAATGAGGTGGCGCTCAACGTGATGAGCTTCGGCTTTATGCCGGCGTTCGCTTTCGGCGCGACGGCGACGATTCTCGTCGGGCAGGAAATCGGCAAAGGCCAGCCTCTCGAAGCGCGGCGCATGGGTACGGATGTGGCGGTGCTGGGCAGCTTGTTTTTGTTCGTGCTCGGGCTCGCCGAATTCGTCTTCGCCGGGCCGGTGGCGCGCATCTATACGGACGATCCGGCGGTTTACGAGCTGACGGCGCAGCTGATCCGCATTTCCGCGTTTATGCAAATATTCGACGGGCTGCTCAATTTTTACGCTGGCGGGCTCAGGGGGATCGGAGATACGACGTTTTTGCTGCGCACCTCGTTTCTGCTCAGCTGGCTCGTGTTTATTCCGCTGACGTATGCGCTCACTTTTATGCTGGACCTTCACAGCGTCGGTTCGTGGATAGCCTTGTATGCGTTTCTCGCGTTGTTTGCGGTTTCGGTGATGCTGCGTTTTTACCGCACCGATTGGTCCGCGGTGGTTATTAAGGAGGCCGGTCATGGCTGAGCTTACGGGTGCCGAAAGGCGCTGCGTATTTCCGGGCGATCATGCCGATGCGTTTGGGGAAAAGGAAGAGGGGCGACGTTCGTATCGCCCCTCTTTCGTATACGCGACGCTCGGTTCAGGACATCGCTTCAATAAATCGTACGTGCCTGCTCGTCGGGAATGCCCGATTTACGATAAAAGTACGTGTTGATGACATCCCGCCATTCAATCGCGTGCTCCGCTTGCTCCTTCAGACGTTCGAGCACCAGGCGATGACGTTCATCGTCCACTTTACCCCGGAGCGATTCCCAGATTTTAACCAGCTCCGCCGCCTGCTCCGCGCCGTCAAAATGCGAGTCGTAAATGTGCTGGATCACCGTTTTGCCGGATTTCAGCCGATGCGTATACGGGACGTGATGGAAAAACAGCAGCAGCTCGTCCGGACATTCCTCCAGCGACTCGTAACGCTCCGCATGCGGGGAACGGTACTGAGCCGTATAACCTGTTCCCGACCGTACGGTTCGGTCCACGCCGATGCCTCGGCAGTCGGCGAAATGATACGTGCCCCACTTCGAATATTCGTACCCGTCGACGTTCGGGCCGTAATGATGCCCCGGGTTCACCATCCAGCCGACGCCGAGCGGCGCCGTGTAGTTTTCGTAAATTTTCCAGGAGGCCAGCAGCATGCTGCAAACGGTTCCGACCACCGTCGGGTCCGGTCCGAACGTCAT
The window above is part of the Paenibacillus hamazuiensis genome. Proteins encoded here:
- a CDS encoding MATE family efflux transporter translates to MFTNWKLILGLAIPSVVSFASATVTGTINLIMVGHMGALVIAIVGVSNIICYNAWALCSGIGNSINYLVAQNYGAGDMKKGIQRTYIALYLCLAVVLLILLAGYAAPGAILRLMGGSEELVAAGTDYLCLRLYAVAATTAGFVFHGFFRGIGDTRTPMVLSLAGNAAMIGFTYVLTYGRFGFPELGLWGAGLAVLLGELVNVIGCMYVYFVRLHRRFGTRARVASDRAEAKLIAAESGKLGMQEVAMSLSMFVFTMFVTRLGTHALAANEVALNVMSFGFMPAFAFGATATILVGQEIGKGQPLEARRMGTDVAVLGSLFLFVLGLAEFVFAGPVARIYTDDPAVYELTAQLIRISAFMQIFDGLLNFYAGGLRGIGDTTFLLRTSFLLSWLVFIPLTYALTFMLDLHSVGSWIALYAFLALFAVSVMLRFYRTDWSAVVIKEAGHG
- a CDS encoding DUF2334 domain-containing protein, producing MLLLRRLAKGWYIGRRSRWMRYIAAMTTVSLLFTAVHIITVEGGSNMPKFVIMRLEDIGPGGQYGSVEQLGKLRAVLELLQKNNAAYHLAVIPRWIDYPADGSRYDVSLDQTNNPYVQAFDRLLQQSVQSGAVLGMHGYTHQVGSVRRDDGHHESGIGNEFNENNMEETTTAAFAYPRLQEGLRILEAAGFQPTFWEAPHYRSTAEQDAMFRNYFGLNYQAEVQAHRGAPAAFYMNERNTGYGVSTLGAAYVPTPFDYIAYNKDEKVILDRLGKSDNINSFFYHPFLEFKHLIPVTDSEGNPVIRDGLPEYVYPAQDKSNLQKLLAGLKAKGYRFYSIHDYVPFTPAHSVTVGSAKEAKLAVGDVTGDRQTDIVRWDTVTGDVTVTACDFKKRRNAEQTAPQRWTNIKYQSGAAMALSDTVTQGSRDLYVAQPDGRLLRYASDGSGFVFAQSWTIPPLSWGKLTVQTQPNGDVLLFGLSKDNMQLNGLLRSGNKIKPLKPFKFKTAAKTEPLSRRIDDRTMSVFVPREDDVTGLELTIDQAAMQWTARKAFLSIPNEDGDIRFGDFNGDGREDILRADITEMRYTVYLQEKNGEYRMLSTFGPWGKAGERLIAADFDGNGKTDLAVTGSGDPYLDIALSFESGS